A single region of the Bacteroides luhongzhouii genome encodes:
- a CDS encoding beta-mannosidase, translated as MYKKIQYILLLMLLFTSLIPATAKNKNRISLNDEWQFKQSISQNWLPAQVPGAVHTDLMNNRMIKDPFYGVNEKSLQWIGEKDWEYKKTFIVDETLLRASNVQLVFAGLDTYADIYVNDYLVMKCDNMFRTWTLNPLPYLKKGENTIRVYFHSIFKVDMPKYLASPFQLQAWPNNDQADIMLSLYARKAGYNYGWDWGPRLITAGIWRDVYLEYWDDIRIDGTQIITRKLESGKAKMEAVCTVISDEDTKASFTVKYDKKEAVRKQVALAKGMNTIRVDFEVKNPELWWTNGLGKSRLYDFDIVLDKEGRKVADCVRTGIRTLEVVREKDEQGQAMFVRLNGKEVFMKGANYIPLDNFPNRVPDSWYEYIIKSAADVNMNMLRIWGGGIYEMDIFYEMCDKYGILVWQDMMFACGMFPADEHYLNSVAEEVKDNVKRLRNHPCIALWNGNNENEISYFGWGWKDRYTPEEDRIYQSNLHKLFYEVIPEAIQAVDETRYYHPTSPVTGYNNIDYNMGDVHFWSVWKGGWLEEYTEAKNIGRFMSEYGFQSYPEMRTIRRFAGENDMRLDSEVMLSHQRARNDQTRDPNFGNNMMKMYMGKYFKVPDDFSEFVYMSQYLQAEAVKIGIEAHRRAKPYCMGTLYWQINDCWPVASWSSIDYYGRWKALQYYARDAYAEVLVSPYAAGDQVTFKVISDRLQKMKGDLEITTMTLDGQTVFSKRISFDLDANGCKDVASIASSELYGGKQENEVFTYVILNEKGKAISTNIYYPVYSNKYAYPKVTPDITVEKTDEGVNLRLRSSALVRGLYLFVDDDESFFERNFVTLIPGKEEVIQVKTHLSAAAFEKQLKYLSVNQVN; from the coding sequence ATGTATAAAAAGATTCAATATATATTATTACTTATGCTGTTGTTTACCAGTTTGATACCAGCTACGGCGAAAAACAAAAACCGGATCAGTCTGAATGATGAATGGCAGTTCAAGCAATCTATTTCTCAAAATTGGCTCCCGGCACAAGTGCCCGGAGCCGTACATACCGATTTGATGAATAATCGTATGATAAAAGATCCGTTTTACGGAGTGAATGAGAAATCCTTGCAATGGATTGGAGAAAAGGACTGGGAGTATAAAAAGACTTTCATAGTAGATGAGACTTTGCTTCGGGCATCCAATGTACAGCTCGTTTTTGCGGGTCTTGATACGTATGCCGATATTTATGTCAATGATTATCTGGTGATGAAGTGCGACAATATGTTTCGTACATGGACATTGAATCCTCTTCCTTATTTGAAGAAAGGGGAGAACACGATTCGCGTCTATTTCCATTCTATATTTAAGGTGGACATGCCGAAGTATCTGGCATCTCCTTTTCAGTTGCAGGCATGGCCTAATAATGACCAGGCAGATATCATGTTAAGCCTTTATGCCCGCAAGGCCGGATATAATTACGGATGGGATTGGGGGCCTCGCCTGATTACTGCCGGTATATGGAGAGATGTCTATTTGGAATACTGGGATGATATCCGTATAGATGGAACTCAAATCATTACCCGGAAATTGGAATCGGGGAAAGCGAAGATGGAAGCTGTTTGCACAGTGATAAGTGATGAAGATACGAAAGCGTCGTTTACGGTGAAGTATGATAAGAAAGAAGCTGTTCGCAAACAGGTGGCATTAGCCAAAGGGATGAACACGATACGGGTAGACTTTGAAGTGAAGAATCCTGAATTGTGGTGGACTAACGGATTGGGTAAGTCCCGGCTGTATGATTTCGATATCGTATTGGATAAAGAAGGGCGCAAGGTGGCGGACTGTGTGAGGACGGGTATCCGGACACTGGAAGTTGTTCGTGAAAAAGATGAACAGGGACAAGCGATGTTTGTGAGACTGAATGGAAAAGAAGTCTTTATGAAAGGAGCTAATTATATTCCTTTGGATAATTTTCCGAACAGGGTGCCTGATAGTTGGTATGAATATATCATCAAATCCGCGGCTGATGTCAATATGAATATGTTGCGTATTTGGGGCGGAGGTATTTATGAGATGGATATATTTTATGAAATGTGCGACAAATACGGTATTCTTGTTTGGCAGGACATGATGTTTGCCTGTGGAATGTTTCCGGCTGACGAGCATTATTTGAATAGTGTAGCCGAGGAAGTGAAAGATAATGTGAAACGCCTGCGTAATCATCCTTGTATCGCTCTTTGGAATGGAAACAATGAAAATGAGATTTCATATTTCGGATGGGGATGGAAAGATCGTTATACACCCGAAGAAGACCGGATTTATCAGAGTAATTTGCATAAGCTCTTTTATGAAGTCATTCCGGAGGCGATACAGGCTGTGGATGAAACGAGGTATTATCATCCGACGTCTCCTGTGACCGGTTATAATAATATAGATTATAATATGGGAGACGTACATTTCTGGTCTGTCTGGAAAGGTGGATGGCTTGAAGAATATACGGAAGCTAAAAACATAGGCCGCTTTATGAGCGAATATGGTTTCCAGTCTTATCCGGAGATGCGGACCATCCGTCGTTTTGCCGGCGAGAATGATATGCGTTTGGATTCAGAAGTCATGTTGTCTCATCAACGTGCCCGTAATGATCAGACCCGGGATCCGAATTTCGGGAATAATATGATGAAGATGTATATGGGGAAATATTTTAAAGTTCCCGATGATTTTAGTGAGTTTGTTTATATGAGCCAGTATTTGCAGGCAGAGGCAGTGAAGATTGGCATTGAAGCTCATCGTCGTGCGAAACCTTACTGTATGGGAACACTTTATTGGCAGATTAATGATTGTTGGCCGGTAGCTTCTTGGTCAAGCATTGATTATTATGGCAGATGGAAGGCTTTGCAGTATTATGCTCGCGACGCTTATGCAGAAGTGTTGGTTTCGCCTTATGCTGCAGGAGATCAGGTGACATTCAAGGTTATTTCCGATCGTCTGCAAAAAATGAAAGGAGATTTGGAGATAACAACCATGACATTGGATGGACAGACGGTATTCTCGAAGAGAATTTCATTTGATTTGGACGCTAATGGTTGTAAGGATGTAGCTTCGATAGCAAGTTCGGAACTTTATGGCGGTAAGCAAGAGAATGAGGTTTTCACTTATGTGATATTGAATGAAAAGGGTAAAGCGATTTCTACGAATATCTATTATCCGGTCTACTCCAATAAATATGCTTATCCAAAGGTAACTCCTGATATAACTGTGGAAAAGACAGATGAAGGAGTCAATTTACGTCTTCGCTCTTCTGCGTTGGTTAGAGGGCTTTATCTTTTTGTAGATGATGACGAAAGTTTCTTTGAACGGAATTTCGTGACGCTGATACCGGGAAAAGAGGAAGTGATTCAGGTGAAAACTCATCTTTCTGCGGCAGCATTTGAGAAGCAATTGAAATATCTCTCGGTGAATCAAGTGAATTGA
- a CDS encoding DUF5121 domain-containing protein: MKTNLYKLVSFYLFIGLLAVSCQNQDEIFFDPSAEAPVIGKLSLNQEQLQYGGSVRLNVEVTDADALSHVEIRLVANQAVLYSKTLPGNNQKTLKVEEEIEVPFGRLCGEQLASLEVVATNKNVKTAEQSFEIALERPDFAQLYLVVAETGEEIVLQRDESDPLTPYLYKATVDLPNNTNVFIYSQPEKKGMAWGFDASTNTCELASSRPVSLCDSQNTEEKVKEVVFDAFSFEISPLKKEMTVNDAVFMLYKKNASDNDFVSNTLRAQNVSLTNGEEVRTELIDLEALKFDPDFFKLDGDKLIYTGQTGNVTLYMNTMYNFVFVESAENPLTTNVSYPEVLFVNGWGIGRPELWNYNPDWDFNNAVIFRKVSEDATRTVYSQTVIVSKWVQFKFYNQKDWGGEFSCPNITFEDDNFKAVEESGKPGNYNISPSLGDDTSYKSAVAKITFIVPKSGNATRFQSTILVESDLD; encoded by the coding sequence ATGAAAACGAATTTATATAAGCTTGTTTCATTCTATCTGTTTATCGGGCTGCTGGCTGTTTCTTGCCAGAATCAGGATGAAATATTTTTCGATCCGTCTGCCGAAGCCCCTGTCATAGGAAAGTTGTCATTGAATCAGGAACAGTTGCAATATGGTGGGTCGGTAAGATTGAACGTAGAGGTGACAGATGCTGATGCTCTGTCGCATGTGGAAATCCGTTTGGTTGCCAATCAGGCGGTGCTTTATTCCAAAACGCTTCCGGGAAACAATCAAAAGACATTGAAAGTGGAAGAGGAAATCGAAGTTCCGTTCGGGCGTTTGTGTGGCGAACAGCTTGCTTCTTTGGAAGTGGTGGCTACCAATAAAAATGTGAAAACAGCGGAACAATCTTTCGAGATTGCGTTGGAAAGACCGGATTTTGCACAACTATATTTAGTGGTTGCTGAAACCGGGGAAGAGATTGTGCTTCAGAGAGATGAAAGTGATCCATTGACTCCTTATTTATATAAAGCTACTGTAGATTTACCGAATAATACAAATGTGTTTATATATAGCCAGCCGGAAAAGAAGGGGATGGCATGGGGATTTGATGCCAGTACCAATACGTGCGAATTGGCTTCATCGCGTCCTGTTTCTCTCTGCGACTCACAAAATACGGAGGAGAAAGTGAAAGAAGTAGTGTTCGATGCTTTTTCTTTTGAGATTTCACCTCTGAAAAAGGAAATGACGGTGAATGATGCCGTGTTCATGCTATATAAGAAGAATGCGTCTGATAATGACTTTGTAAGTAATACTCTTCGTGCACAAAATGTTTCTTTGACGAATGGTGAAGAAGTGAGGACGGAATTGATTGATCTTGAAGCGTTGAAATTTGATCCGGATTTCTTTAAACTGGATGGAGATAAGTTGATATATACCGGTCAGACGGGCAATGTGACATTGTATATGAATACGATGTATAACTTTGTATTTGTAGAGAGTGCGGAAAATCCGTTGACTACTAATGTCTCCTATCCGGAAGTTTTGTTCGTGAATGGTTGGGGAATCGGTCGCCCGGAATTATGGAATTATAATCCGGATTGGGACTTTAATAATGCGGTTATTTTCCGTAAAGTTTCGGAAGATGCTACCCGGACTGTTTACTCGCAGACTGTCATTGTCAGTAAGTGGGTTCAATTCAAATTCTATAATCAGAAAGATTGGGGAGGCGAATTCTCCTGTCCGAATATAACTTTTGAGGATGATAACTTTAAAGCGGTGGAAGAAAGCGGCAAACCGGGGAATTATAATATATCACCTTCGCTGGGCGATGACACGAGTTATAAATCGGCAGTTGCCAAAATTACATTTATCGTTCCTAAATCGGGAAATGCGACTCGTTTCCAGAGTACTATTTTAGTAGAGAGTGACTTGGATTAA